A single Antechinus flavipes isolate AdamAnt ecotype Samford, QLD, Australia chromosome 5, AdamAnt_v2, whole genome shotgun sequence DNA region contains:
- the LOC127564892 gene encoding GTPase NRas-like, which yields MASYVHTSIGDPDRRRTKMYRLAVMGISCVGKSALIMQFAENSFMARYDPTIQDFYHKHTVVDKKPCQLRIVDTTGNEEYYPLRDHSMLWGEGFLLVYAVNDPHSFENVNVIWDRLQSFKGTAPVPVVLVANKVDVTDRLVDPTRGQEMARSLGVPYVEASAKTGQGVEQAFHQLVREIHRIRAGKERKSLPNTEQWEACGCKCCTIQ from the coding sequence TAGGTTGGCAGTGATGGGCATCTCTTGTGTGGGCAAGAGTGCACTGATCATGCAGTTTGCTGAGAATAGTTTTATGGCCAGATATGACCCCACCATCCAAGATTTCTACCATAAGCACACAGTGGTGGACAAAAAGCCGTGCCAGCTGCGCATAGTGGATACCACAGGCAATGAAGAGTATTACCCTCTGAGGGACCATTCCATGCTCTGGGGAGAGGGCTTCCTCTTGGTCTATGCAGTGAATGACCCTCACTCTTTTGAGAATGTGAATGTCATCTGGGACCGTCTGCAGAGCTTCAAGGGCACCGCCCCTGTGCCCGTGGTGTTGGTGGCCAACAAAGTAGACGTGACCGACAGGCTGGTGGACCCCACACGGGGCCAGGAGATGGCCAGGAGTTTAGGGGTCCCTTATGTGGAGGCATCAGCCAAGACTGGACAAGGTGTGGAGCAAGCCTTCCATCAGCTGGTTCGTGAAATTCATAGGATCCGAGCTGGGAAGGAGCGCAAGAGTCTCCCTAATACTGAGCAGTGGGAGGCCTGTGGGTGCAAGTGTTGCACTATCCAGTGA